The proteins below are encoded in one region of Triticum aestivum cultivar Chinese Spring chromosome 1B, IWGSC CS RefSeq v2.1, whole genome shotgun sequence:
- the LOC123094962 gene encoding uncharacterized protein, translating to MDPAKYWMITRRKQGDQKAPAVFSTPHITVGSGGGASSASYYESWEERAFAQDSAGNLGGCIWPPRSYSCSFCGREFRSAQALGGHMNVHRRDRARLKLSGMVEEGGGVDVHGMPLHQGYMIQPLPCPPPRPSAPSTEANPNPVRSFLSNPGRSLVDAATARTIWGKQVLAAPLASPSDTQEHGEKEVFLHDVEVRSEQELRAGGGELKLSLLGRRTRSVYEDDKEDDEKIVHLCRKRRRIDLEATEFALSSSSSEHLQRDDPRDDGDDNRRVKVLKLCPSTPDEELDLELRL from the coding sequence ATGGATCCAGCAAAGTACTGGATGATAACCAGGAGAAAGCAGGGTGATCAGAAGGCGCCGGCCGTCTTCAGCACGCCGCACATCAccgtcggcagcggcggcggcgcctcCTCGGCATCCTACTACGAGTCGTGGGAGGAGCGCGCGTTCGCCCAGGACTCCGCGGGGAACCTCGGTGGCTGCATCTGGCCACCAAGATCCTACTCGTGCAGCTTCTGCGGCCGAGAGTTCCGGTCGGCTCAGGCGCTCGGCGGGCACATGAACGTCCACCGGAGGGACCGGGCGAGGCTCAAGCTGTCCGGAatggtggaggaggggggcggcgtcGACGTTCATGGCATGCCTCTGCACCAAGGCTACATGATCCAGCCGCTGCCGTGTCCTCCTCCAAGACCTAGTGCTCCAAGCACAGAAGCTAACCCTAATCCAGTACGCAGCTTTCTTTCGAATCCAGGGAGATCGTTGGTGGATGCTGCAACTGCAAGAACCATTTGGGGCAAACAGGTCTTGGCcgcccctctcgcctccccgtcgGACACCCAAGAACATGGTGAGAAAGAGGTGTTTCTTCACGATGTCGAGGTACGTTCAGAGCAAGAACTGCGTGCTGGGGGTGGCGAGCTGAAGCTGAGTCTTCTTGGACGCCGAACAAGGAGTGTCTATGAGGATGATAAAGAAGACGATGAAAAGATTGTTCATCTATGTCGCAAAAGGAGGAGGATTGATCTGGAGGCTACCGAGTTCGctctgtcttcttcctctagcgagCATCTGCAACGTGACGACCCTCGTGATGATGGCGACGATAATCGTCGTGTGAAGGTACTTAAGCTTTGTCCTAGCACCCCGGACGAGGAACTAGATCTTGAGCTTAGGCTTTGA